The sequence below is a genomic window from Anaerocolumna chitinilytica.
TCCCTTGGTACAGAGATTGCTACTATGTTAAAAAGCAATATCAGGGATTACGCCATGTATATCGCTTTAGTAGTTATTTTTATTTTCTTTGGAATCAAAACTAGCGGATTATTTTTATCATCTAGAAATTTATCCGATTTAATTAATCAAACAGGTTATGTAGCAGTACTTGCTATTGGTATGACCATTATACTTATTATTAAACACATTGACTTATCCGTTGGATATGTAGCAGGTTTCCTTGGTGCTGTATCAGCGATCTTATTAAAAACAGGACTGAATGTATGGTTGGTAATTCCCATTATCATGTGTCTTGGTATTGTGGTTGGTATCTATCAGGGATTCTTAGTATCTAAAATAGGCGTTCCTGCCTTTGTAACCACACTTGCCGGTATGTTTATCTTTAGAGGTCTTCTTTCCCTGGTTACACAAGGAACCGGAACGATTATTGTATCCGATAAGACTTTTAAAGCCCTTTCCAACGGATTTATACCTTCCATCTTTAACATTGGAAATATTCACGGCCTGACTCTTCTTATTGGTATTGTAGCTGTAATTCTTATGACATACAGCCAGTTTAAATCCAGAAAGAACATGCAAAAATACAATTTCCAAGTTAGTTCCACTCCGATATTTTTCTTTAAGATTGCCTTTATAACCTTGATTATTATTGTAATCTTTTCCATCCTTGCAGGATATAAAGGTGTGCCTTGGACAGCAGTTATCGTTGGAACCGTATTATTCATTTATAATTTTATGTTAAACAAAACGAAACTTGGCAGATATATCTATGGTATCGGCGGAAATGCTGAAGCTGCAGAGTTATCCGGTGTTAATGTTAAGAAAATTACATTCTTTGCTTTTGCATCCATGAGTATGTTAGCTGCTTTAGCAGGAATGCTTTATACCTCAAGACTTTCCTCCGCAACTCCCCAGGCCGGTCTTGGTTTCGAACTTGACGCCATTGCTTCTTCTTACATCGGCGGTGTATCTGTTAATGGTGGTATTGGTCGTGTAACCAATACGATAATCGGTGCTTTGGTTATCATGTCCCTTACAAATGGTATGAACCTTATGGGTGTGGATATTTCATACCAGTATATTGTAAAGGGTGCTATCTTTATCTTAGCTGTTGCTTTTGATGTAAGAACAAGAGGCAGAAGAAAATAATTTTAGTAACTTTGAATAAGACTTTTTTTAAGAAGACTGTAAGATTAATAAATAATCCTGCAGTCTTCTTTTTTCATTTAATTTACTGGAGGAATATGGTATAATAAAATTACAAATTATACTGAAAGACGGAGGTGTTATATATGGTTATATCGATTGCATGGTGGATCATTGCTGTAATCTTTTTTGTATTAGCTTTTTTCACTTACCGAAGTAAAAAGCCTGTCAGTATTTATTCCAATATAAAGGCACC
It includes:
- a CDS encoding sugar ABC transporter permease, which encodes MNENSKAKMSLGTEIATMLKSNIRDYAMYIALVVIFIFFGIKTSGLFLSSRNLSDLINQTGYVAVLAIGMTIILIIKHIDLSVGYVAGFLGAVSAILLKTGLNVWLVIPIIMCLGIVVGIYQGFLVSKIGVPAFVTTLAGMFIFRGLLSLVTQGTGTIIVSDKTFKALSNGFIPSIFNIGNIHGLTLLIGIVAVILMTYSQFKSRKNMQKYNFQVSSTPIFFFKIAFITLIIIVIFSILAGYKGVPWTAVIVGTVLFIYNFMLNKTKLGRYIYGIGGNAEAAELSGVNVKKITFFAFASMSMLAALAGMLYTSRLSSATPQAGLGFELDAIASSYIGGVSVNGGIGRVTNTIIGALVIMSLTNGMNLMGVDISYQYIVKGAIFILAVAFDVRTRGRRK